The following nucleotide sequence is from Corticium candelabrum chromosome 19, ooCorCand1.1, whole genome shotgun sequence.
atattgattgatttaattgaaagatttgcatgtgtgtgattgCATATGATCTGTCTGATAGTAGTTTGCTTCATCTATGACTCCTCAACTTTCCTCCTAGGACCATACTTTACTCATGCTGAAAGGAATTTTTTGTGGTAAGCTGATTATTCTGTTCAAAGAGGGAATTGAGTCGCAAAGTATGAGGAACTAATTCACAGTTCGGAAATCAATCATCAATGAGTGCTTCTTTAGAGGCTTCCTTAGAAGCAGTCGAATTAGGACAAGAGGAATGATATATTTATTGTCGATTCTATATCTTCGTTAGGCGAGAAAGAGGTGACTACTTTATATTTGAAGATTAGAGGTTGCTCTATGTATAGCATATGGTAGTTTGCTTTGAGACCTGTTGCTGGTTTTTTAAAGTATGTTCTGTGTCTACGTTGAAGATGCAttacaataaatgacagaGGGCACAGAGTGGTGTGAATTACGGTATTTATTAAGTCAGCAGTATTGTTGGCACCAACTGAATGTGTAAACCTTTATATTTACCAGatacatgtgcgtgcatgctcCTGTGAAGTTCATGTCAAGTGTATGTATGCAAGGGTCAGTACGACAAACAAtgtgttctttcttgcatcaaTCAAATTTACCTGTGAGGCGATGGATTTGGCTTCGTGTATTGCTAGGAACTATCTAATTCCATCTACATCAAATACACCAAACAAGAATCCAGCAACCTGGATTTCATCTTTACAGTCACAGTCTTGATTGATCTTTCCGGCTAGTCTTCTGCGCACAGACTCACTGGGCATCACAGTACTGGTGTGGGGGTTGCTGAAAAGAGTGCTTCTGGACACAGTGATGACCTGACCCTGCTCTGGACTCACACTAGGAAACTTCAGTCTACCGCATTCCTGCCTGGTCAGCTCTCTGATAGACCTACGAGTGTGAATTGTTATCGGAACCACCCACCATGTATATATACCGCTTCAGTCAATGATTGTCTAACCTGCCTTTGATTGTCGAGCTTGAGAAATTCGCAAACATTTGGGCGCGAAAGAAACTGGCGGTGGTCAGAACACACTTGCGCGGGGGAGATTTACGCGGGTAACTTTGAAGTCTGCACGTACAGACAGTCACCGGCACGTGCAAACAATGCGCAAGCGTCAGAAAAGCAAAGCTGTCATGTGACCAGTGTGCCATACCGTAGCCGGAGCAAGTTGGGTGTACGGGCCCGTACCCGTAGCCACTTCGTTAGTTTCAAGGGAAACATGGTTAGCTTATTAATAGTGTAATAAGGTCACCAATTGTTGGTTTCAGTATTTGATATGatcaaattt
It contains:
- the LOC134195069 gene encoding uncharacterized protein LOC134195069, with the protein product MAHWSHDSFAFLTLAHCLHVPVTVCTCRLQSYPRKSPPRKCVLTTASFFRAQMFANFSSSTIKGRSIRELTRQECGRLKFPSVSPEQGQVITVSRSTLFSNPHTSTVMPSESVRRRLAGKINQDCDCKDEIQVAGFLFGVFDVDGIR